The DNA window CCTTTTAGAAAACTACGAGAGTCATGAGATGAATTTTATCGATTATATATTAACTTGCTCTCCCAACAAATGACATTCGTTATTGATGAAGTCATGTTAGTAACAAATAAAACTAGATTTTAGGTGCGATTACTTGTCACGCTAATAGTTAAATCAACAGAAAGTCAGGGAATACTAAGTGTAGATTACTAGAGAAAGAGTATAGCAAATTGCTGATTACTGAGTATAAACGTAGTATTTTCAGGAGTTTCAGCCATTAACATAGTCCTCATCTATGCCGCAACTGCTATATTTCCCAACTCTTGCCCACAAATTTAGATTTTAGGATTGATCAACTAACTATGCTTGTTTCTTATGATTTAAATCTAGTAGTTCTCTCAATAATCATTGCGATTATCTCAGCTTATACATCTCTAGATTTAACAGAAAGAATTGCAAAGGCTAAAGGGTGTGCTTGGATTGCTTGGTTAATTGGTGGTGCGAGTTCCTTTGGACTGGGCATTTGGTCGATGCACTTTGTTGGGATGTTGGCATTTAATCTAACTGTACCTATCAGTTATAACTTTTTGATTGTTTTAGTTTCTGTCTTGCCTGCAATTTTCTCATCAGGGTTTGCCCTGTGGATTTCTAGCCGCAAAATACTGGCGCTTCCCAGCTTGTTAGGTGCGAGTTTTATTATGGGGATGGGTATTACGATGATGCACTATACCGGGATGGCGGCAATGCGATCGCCTGCGATCGCTCACTATAATCTCGGATTAGTCGTACTTTCCATCATCATTGCAGTCACAGTATCACTAATTGGTTTATGGTTAACCCATTATTTGCACAATCAAGAAGTCGTTATCTGGTGGCAGAAACTCATCGCAGCAACATTAATGGGCATAGCTGTACCGATGATGCACTATACAAGTATGGCGGCGATCGATGTTCACAGCATTAGACCATTATCTGGGGATTTTCCGGCACTCAACACCACTTGGCTTTCTTCGTTGATTAGTGCTGTCATCTTTTCGATTTTAGGTTTGGCACTGGTAACTTCTTCGGAAACAAAAGTTATTGACCGCACTAGAGAGCTTTCTTTGGCTTTGACGCAACTTCAGGAATCACAATTGCAACTGATTCAAACTGAGAAAATGTCAAGTCTCGGTCAACTGGTGGCTGGAGTCGCCCACGAAATCAATAATCCCATTAACTTTATTTATGGCAACCTCCAATATTTAGAAGAACATAGCCACAATTTGCTGAAAGTTGTACAGCTTTACCAAAATTCCGGGGCGCAAATTCCCAAGCAAAACCCGGAAATCGATTTGGCATTTTTGCAAGAAGATTTACCCAAGATAATGGAATCGATGAAAATCGGTACTAGTCGCATTATGGAAATTGTACTGTCGCTGCGTAATTTCTCCCGCGTGGATCAAGCTGAATATTCCCTGGTCGATATTCATGATGGGATTGATAGTACATTGTTGATTTTGCAACATCGTTTAAAGGCTTCATCAGAACGTCCAGCCATTAACATAGTCAAAGATTATCAGCAATTACCTTTGGTGGAGTGCTACGCTGGACAACTGAATCAGATGTTTATGAATATCTTGGCAAACGCCATAGATGCCATTGAAGAACTCAATCTTCAGCAAACTGAGCAAAGTTTTGCAGAGCGTTTTTACCAAATCACCATTCGCACTTCAGTCATCAATTCTGAATGGGTACAAATTGCGATCGCTGATAATGGTACCGGGATTCCTGACAATGTTCTCAAACAAATTTTTGAGCCATTTTTTACCACAAAACCCGTAAGTAAAGGTACAGGCTTGGGAATGTCAATTAGCCATCAAATTGTGACTGAAAAACATCACGGTAAGCTAGAGTGTTTTTCCACACCCGGTAAAGGCACAGAATTTGTCATTCAAATTCCAATTCAACAACAATAGGACTTACGCCATAAGATGAAAAATCCAGCGTAAGTCCTAACAAGCATAATCAATGTTTTGTGGGCTAAGGTTTTTGGGTGGCGATCGCTAATTTTGCCCCTTGGACTTGTCTGACTTGATCCATCACCGCCACCACCTTACCATGTGTGACTGTTTCATCCGCATTCACAACCACTAATGCTTCTTGGTTATCGCCAACTAAAGTCCGCAATTGTCCGGCTAAAGCATCAACGGTGGTGGGTTGACGGTTGACACTCACCACTCCATCTTTATCAACTGTCACAGTAATTTTGGCAGGAACTTGCTGCTGTTTGGCTGTTGCTGCTTTGGGTAAGTTAACTGGCAAACCTTCTGAGCGAGTTAAAAATAAGGTTGACATAATAAAAAATGTCAAAATCGCAAATATCACATCAATCATCGGTACGATGTTGATTTGCGGTGGTAAATCTGGCTCATCTTGTAGACGCATAGGTTCTGTCTCCTCGTTCATAGCGGCGGCGATAGAGCAGTTCTAATTGTCCACCATATTCTTGCATAGCGGCAATTTGGCGTTGATATAAACCCCGAAAGGTGTTAGCAAATAAGAGTGTAAAAATAGCTACAATTAATCCTGAAGCTGTGGAAACCAGCGCCTCACTAATACCTGCGGTCACTCCGGTGGTTTTTGTACCCCCCACATCACCCAAGTTTAAAGATGCAAAAGACACAATCAAACCCAATACAGTACCTAATAAACCTAAAAGTGGCGCTAATCCAATAATTGTATCAAACATATTTTGAAAGCGTTTGAGAACCGGAATTTCGGCTTGGGCTTCACTTTCTAAAGCCAGACGAAATTCTTCCGGGGTGGGTTCTTCTAGTTGCAGTGCAGCTAAAAAAATGCGGGCTACTGGCAAGTCTGCATTCTTTTGCAACTTATCCAACGCACCAACCACATTATCCAGGCGGTAGAGATTCAAAACTTCGCGGACTACACGATTTTGCCGAGTATTAACCCGATACCAAAAGCGCACTCGCTCGATAATTAATGCGATTCCCACCACACTAAACGCCAGCAGTGGCCACATCACTACGCCACCTGCTACAAACAATTCATACATGGGCAATATCTCTAAAGAACTAAATGGACAACGTTACAGTTAGATTAATAGTTTACAGCACTAAATGATATATCTTATCAATAAGTACCCAAAAAAATCAAAAGCTCCATCAAGTTAAATTTTCTTTTGCTGACATAATCATTCATATCGCCTCCAATTTTAATTAGCTAAAAACCCTATAAATCAAGGATTTTTCAAGGACGCTGTAGATAACAGTGGACTCAGGCTTTTTGGTAATGAATTGCTTGACTTTGACGACAGCTAGTTTTAACTGGGATCAATAACTAATAAGAACTTGCAACAAATTCTGAGATTACCCATAAATCAATACAGTTCAGTTAAGGCAACAACTTAGACTGGTGTAGGTTGGGTGGAGGAACGGAACCCAACATTTTCAAGGCTTTGTTGGGTTACGCTATCGCTACACCCAACCTACTATTCTCTTAACTGAACCGTATTGACCCATAAATCTCTTCCTCACTCCTCATGACCTACTTCTACAAGTGGTTTATAAATCAAATTTGTTGACGTACTGTTTATTCTTGTGCATCTATGGCTAAACTATTTGACTCGATAACCGAAGAACTGCAAGAGTTCATTGCAGCCCAAAACCTGTTTTTTGTAGGGACTGCACCTCTGAGTTCTATGGGTCACGTTAATTTATCCCCCAAAGGTCTTGATTGCTTGCGAATCTTGTCACCTCACCGAGTAGCATACCTCGACCTGACAGGTAGCGGTAACGAAACTTCCG is part of the Aulosira sp. FACHB-615 genome and encodes:
- a CDS encoding biopolymer transporter ExbD, which encodes MRLQDEPDLPPQINIVPMIDVIFAILTFFIMSTLFLTRSEGLPVNLPKAATAKQQQVPAKITVTVDKDGVVSVNRQPTTVDALAGQLRTLVGDNQEALVVVNADETVTHGKVVAVMDQVRQVQGAKLAIATQKP
- a CDS encoding MHYT domain-containing protein translates to MLVSYDLNLVVLSIIIAIISAYTSLDLTERIAKAKGCAWIAWLIGGASSFGLGIWSMHFVGMLAFNLTVPISYNFLIVLVSVLPAIFSSGFALWISSRKILALPSLLGASFIMGMGITMMHYTGMAAMRSPAIAHYNLGLVVLSIIIAVTVSLIGLWLTHYLHNQEVVIWWQKLIAATLMGIAVPMMHYTSMAAIDVHSIRPLSGDFPALNTTWLSSLISAVIFSILGLALVTSSETKVIDRTRELSLALTQLQESQLQLIQTEKMSSLGQLVAGVAHEINNPINFIYGNLQYLEEHSHNLLKVVQLYQNSGAQIPKQNPEIDLAFLQEDLPKIMESMKIGTSRIMEIVLSLRNFSRVDQAEYSLVDIHDGIDSTLLILQHRLKASSERPAINIVKDYQQLPLVECYAGQLNQMFMNILANAIDAIEELNLQQTEQSFAERFYQITIRTSVINSEWVQIAIADNGTGIPDNVLKQIFEPFFTTKPVSKGTGLGMSISHQIVTEKHHGKLECFSTPGKGTEFVIQIPIQQQ
- a CDS encoding MotA/TolQ/ExbB proton channel family protein, producing the protein MYELFVAGGVVMWPLLAFSVVGIALIIERVRFWYRVNTRQNRVVREVLNLYRLDNVVGALDKLQKNADLPVARIFLAALQLEEPTPEEFRLALESEAQAEIPVLKRFQNMFDTIIGLAPLLGLLGTVLGLIVSFASLNLGDVGGTKTTGVTAGISEALVSTASGLIVAIFTLLFANTFRGLYQRQIAAMQEYGGQLELLYRRRYERGDRTYASTR